In Betta splendens chromosome 22, fBetSpl5.4, whole genome shotgun sequence, the following proteins share a genomic window:
- the htr1d gene encoding 5-hydroxytryptamine receptor 1D, producing the protein MALDNSSLHYLAYGNATEAPNGTAAPPWSRAALLGLQVSLSALLAAVTLATVLSNAFVIATIFLTRKLHTPANFLIGSLAVTDLLVSILVMPISIVYTVSKTWSLGQIVCDVWLSSDITFCTASILHLCVIALDRYWAITDALGYSKRRTMRRAGVMVGVVWVISISISMPPLFWRQAKAHEELTACMVNTDQISYTLYSTFGAFYVPTVLLIILYGRIYVAARSRIFKTPSSSGKRFTTAQLIQTSAGSSLCSLNSASNQEVHLHSGGGSPLFVNSVKVKLADSVLERKRLCAARERKATKTLGIILGAFIVCWLPFFVGTLVMAICKTCWFDPVLFDVFTWLGYLNSLINPVIYTVFNDEFKQAFQKLMKLRRCS; encoded by the coding sequence ATGGCGCTGGACAACAGCTCGCTGCACTACCTCGCCTACGGCAACGCCACGGAGGCGCCCAACGGCACGGCGGCGCCGCCCTGGAGCCGGGCCGCGCTCCTCGGCCTGCAGGTGTCCCTGTCGGCGCTGCTGGCCGCCGTCACCCTGGCGACGGTGCTCTCCAACGCCTTCGTCATCGCCACCATCTTCCTGACCCGGAAGCTGCACACGCCGGCCAACTTCCTCATCGGCTCGCTCGCCGTCACCGACCTGCTCGTGTCCATCCTGGTGATGCCCATCAGCATCGTCTACACCGTCAGCAAGACGTGGTCGCTGGGGCAGATCGTCTGCGACGTCTGGCTCTCGTCCGACATCACCTTCTGCACCGCCTCCATCCTGCACCTGTGCGTGATCGCGCTGGACCGCTACTGGGCCATCACGGACGCGCTGGGCTACTCCAAGCGCCGCACCATGCGCCGGGCCGGGGTCATGGTCGGCGTGGTGTGGGTCATCTCCATATCCATCTCCATGCCGCCGCTTTTCTGGCGGCAGGCGAAGGCTCACGAGGAGCTGACGGCGTGCATGGTGAATACAGACCAGATCTCGTACACCCTCTACTCCACCTTCGGCGCCTTCTACGTTCCCACGGTGCTTCTCATCATCCTCTATGGGCGGATTTACGTGGCCGCCCGCTCCCGCATCTTCAAGACGCCGTCGTCCTCCGGGAAGCGCTTCACCACAGCGCAGCTCATCCAGACCTCCGCCGGCTCCTCGCTCTGTTCCCTTAACTCCGCCTCCAACCAGGAAGTGCACCTCCACTCTGGCGGCGGCTCGCCGCTCTTCGTGAACAGCGTGAAGGTGAAGCTGGCCGACAGCGTGCTGGAGCGGAAGCGGCTGTGCGCGGCGCGCGAGAGGAAGGCCACCAAGACGCTGGGCATCATCCTGGGCGCCTTCATCGTCTGCTGGCTGCCGTTCTTCGTGGGCACGCTGGTCATGGCCATATGCAAAACGTGCTGGTTCGACCCGGTGCTGTTCGACGTGTTCACCTGGCTGGGCTACCTGAACTCGCTCATCAACCCCGTGATCTACACCGTGTTCAACGACGAGTTCAAGCAGGCGTTCCagaaactcatgaaactcagACGATGCTCGTGA